One part of the Nitrospira defluvii genome encodes these proteins:
- the kdsB gene encoding 3-deoxy-manno-octulosonate cytidylyltransferase — translation MPWGRADVKRSVTVVIPARYGSSRFPGKPLVNLMGKPMIQHVYEQAKACRVVDEVLVATDDERIQTAVERFGGKVVIMTEPYRTGTDRVAAVAQARGGDCYVDLQGDEILLHPDLITDLVEPFLASDAPMGTLKRQIESDQDLHNPGVVKVTTDRDGYALYFSRAPIPLVRDDPKRAAVPGLHFIHLGLYIYTRETLSRLTALPTGTLEEAEKLEQLRALEHGIRIRVWETAHQSVRIDSPDDVPGALEQLCGGTTSLGITQA, via the coding sequence ATGCCCTGGGGCAGAGCTGACGTGAAACGTTCGGTCACGGTCGTGATTCCAGCCCGCTACGGATCGTCGCGGTTTCCCGGTAAGCCGCTGGTGAACCTGATGGGCAAGCCAATGATCCAACATGTCTACGAACAGGCCAAGGCATGCCGCGTGGTGGACGAGGTGCTGGTCGCCACGGATGACGAACGTATCCAGACAGCTGTCGAGCGATTCGGGGGGAAGGTGGTCATCATGACGGAGCCCTATCGCACCGGCACGGATCGCGTGGCTGCCGTCGCGCAGGCCAGAGGTGGCGACTGTTACGTCGACCTACAGGGAGACGAAATTCTTCTCCATCCCGACCTGATCACCGACCTGGTGGAACCGTTTCTGGCGAGCGACGCGCCGATGGGAACCTTGAAGCGACAGATCGAGTCCGACCAAGACCTTCATAACCCAGGTGTCGTGAAGGTGACCACGGATCGCGACGGCTATGCCTTGTATTTTTCACGAGCACCGATTCCATTGGTGCGCGACGACCCGAAACGAGCCGCCGTGCCAGGCTTACATTTCATTCACCTGGGCCTGTACATCTACACCCGCGAGACGTTGAGCCGGCTCACCGCGTTGCCGACGGGAACATTGGAAGAAGCGGAAAAGCTCGAACAATTGCGCGCACTGGAACACGGCATTCGGATCCGCGTGTGGGAAACCGCCCATCAGTCGGTCCGCATCGATAGCCCCGACGACGTGCCGGGCGCGCTGGAACAACTATGCGGCGGCACGACCAGTCTCGGGATCACTCAAGCATGA
- the rfaE1 gene encoding D-glycero-beta-D-manno-heptose-7-phosphate kinase: MGTMGKVRKSHPVGRSGQTGASNGQAGEDPTVDQAALATYIQRFPQASVLVIGDLILDHYVWGRVSRISPEAPVPVVHVESESLKLGGAANVFNNILALGGQADICGVIGADESGRLLLKELGGRRQGRGGVIIDQSRPTTRKSRVVAHNQQIVRYDVERRNELSSLLQRRMLRYVESRLKELSCLVVSDYAKGVVTASLMTELTRLAGQRKIPIIVDPKVEHFSYYKGVTVVTPNHLEATQAAGVQGEDDKTINKAGMILRQRLGCQTVLVTRGERGMSVYQSHGDHWHIPTRARQVYDVTGAGDTVVGTLALALSTGASMREAAMLANQAAGVVVGMVGTATVTATQLADALGQS; this comes from the coding sequence ATGGGTACGATGGGAAAGGTTAGGAAAAGCCATCCAGTAGGGCGGTCCGGGCAAACCGGAGCGTCGAACGGGCAGGCGGGCGAGGATCCGACGGTGGATCAGGCTGCCCTCGCCACATACATCCAGCGCTTTCCCCAAGCCAGTGTCCTGGTCATCGGGGACCTGATTCTGGATCACTACGTCTGGGGCAGGGTCAGCCGCATTTCGCCGGAAGCCCCTGTGCCCGTCGTGCACGTCGAGTCGGAATCTCTGAAGCTCGGCGGCGCAGCCAATGTGTTCAATAATATTCTGGCGCTCGGCGGCCAAGCGGATATTTGCGGCGTCATCGGCGCGGACGAGAGCGGGCGACTCTTGTTGAAGGAATTAGGCGGACGCCGCCAAGGGCGAGGCGGGGTCATTATCGATCAGAGCCGCCCGACCACGAGGAAGTCCCGGGTCGTCGCCCACAACCAGCAGATCGTCCGCTACGACGTGGAACGGCGTAACGAACTCTCCAGTCTCCTGCAACGTCGCATGCTTCGCTATGTGGAATCCCGCTTGAAAGAGCTCTCCTGCCTGGTCGTCTCGGACTATGCCAAGGGTGTCGTGACGGCCTCGCTGATGACGGAGTTGACTCGCCTGGCCGGACAGCGCAAGATCCCCATCATCGTCGATCCCAAAGTGGAACATTTCAGCTATTACAAAGGTGTGACCGTCGTTACCCCCAACCATCTTGAGGCCACCCAGGCCGCCGGCGTGCAAGGGGAGGATGACAAGACGATCAACAAAGCCGGAATGATCCTTCGCCAGCGACTGGGGTGCCAGACTGTTCTCGTGACCAGAGGGGAACGGGGCATGAGTGTGTACCAGAGTCACGGCGACCACTGGCACATTCCCACGCGTGCCCGTCAGGTGTATGACGTCACGGGAGCCGGCGACACGGTCGTCGGGACGTTGGCCTTGGCCCTTTCGACCGGCGCAAGCATGCGGGAAGCCGCCATGCTCGCGAATCAAGCCGCCGGGGTGGTCGTGGGCATGGTCGGCACCGCCACCGTCACCGCAACCCAGCTGGCGGATGCCCTGGGGCAGAGCTGA